A stretch of DNA from Raphanus sativus cultivar WK10039 unplaced genomic scaffold, ASM80110v3 Scaffold3467, whole genome shotgun sequence:
AGATGAACGACCTTTGGGTGAAACACTGTGGGATTAGCCATACCGGGAGCTTTAAAGATCTCGGTATGACTGTTTTGGTTAGTCAGGTGAACCGGTTAAGGAAAATGAACCGGCCTGTTGTTGGTGTGGGGTGCGCTTCGACCGGTGACACGTCAGCTGCTTTGTCCGCTTACTGTGCAGCGGCTGGGATACCTTCGATTGTGTTTTTACCCGCGAATAAGATCTCTATGGCTCAGCTTGTTCAGCCGATAGCTAACGGCGCGTTTGTGTTGAGTATCGATACTGATTTCGACGGGTGTATGAAGCTGATCAGGGAGGTGACTTCGGAGTTGCCGATCTACTTGGCGAACTCTTTGAATAGTTTGAGGTTAGAAGGGCAGAAGACTGCGGCTATCGAGATTCTTCAGCAGTTTGATTGGCAAGCTCCAGAGTGGGTGATTGTTCCCGGTGGGAACCTTGGGAACATCTACGCGTTCTACAAAGGTTTCAAGATGTGTCAAGAGCTGGGGCTTGTGGATAGGATACCGAGGCTGGTGTGTGCGCAGGCGGCTAATGCGAAC
This window harbors:
- the LOC130506619 gene encoding threonine synthase 1, chloroplastic; the protein is MNDLWVKHCGISHTGSFKDLGMTVLVSQVNRLRKMNRPVVGVGCASTGDTSAALSAYCAAAGIPSIVFLPANKISMAQLVQPIANGAFVLSIDTDFDGCMKLIREVTSELPIYLANSLNSLRLEGQKTAAIEILQQFDWQAPEWVIVPGGNLGNIYAFYKGFKMCQELGLVDRIPRLVCAQAANANPLYLHYKSGWKDFKAMTASTTFASAIQIGDPVSIDRAVYALQQCDGIVEEATEEELMDAMAQADSTGMFICPHTGVALTALFKLRKQGVIAPTDRTVVVSTAHGLKFTQSKVDYHSKAIPDMACRFSNPPVEVKADFGAVMDVLKSYLGSQKLRS